From the Streptomyces nigrescens genome, one window contains:
- a CDS encoding alpha/beta fold hydrolase, whose protein sequence is MRRVMRQLRRTVTALTAGAVLATPMLATPVVAAPALAASGRTASQAPTGHITWRPCTDAGFPGMQCGTMRVPVDWSKPRAAQLDLALVRRKADDPAHRQGTLLLNDGAGGSSIEQLRLATRNGFPDIAGAMTQRFDIVAVDPRGVGHSTPIRCSEPLKPAGVSYFPKNRAAFDKLVAHNRTFAKDCLRRNGPLVAHVDLTSTARDIEAVRTGLGVRRLNWYGIHYSTLLGRTYAALFPGRLRTMTLDTALDDTTSPLTRIVKETTSAEEAFNRFAAWCANSAQCALKGHDVAAEYDALVARADRTPVPVAGGTHRPLTGEDIRGATQDYLNIASVTWPALAKAIVMAQAGDATDFTVDPDGTLDPVQVLVPACLDNARPVSTFEEADRLHKSLAARAPHLGGAVRSQAALAGCLGWPVPAKPVRAGRLVSGAPPALVIQSTHQALAPHTAGSAMAAQLPGSVVLSREGDDYSMFLLSSCVRAATNRYLTDRVLPAPGTTCAN, encoded by the coding sequence ATGCGCAGAGTGATGAGACAACTTCGGCGGACGGTCACCGCCCTGACGGCCGGGGCGGTGCTGGCCACGCCGATGCTGGCCACGCCGGTTGTCGCCGCGCCGGCACTCGCCGCGTCCGGCCGCACCGCCTCTCAGGCCCCGACGGGCCACATCACGTGGCGTCCGTGCACCGACGCCGGGTTCCCGGGCATGCAGTGCGGCACGATGCGGGTGCCGGTGGACTGGTCCAAGCCGCGAGCCGCGCAGCTCGATCTGGCCCTGGTCCGCCGTAAGGCCGACGACCCGGCACACCGCCAGGGCACCTTGCTCCTCAACGACGGAGCCGGTGGCTCCTCGATCGAGCAGCTGAGGCTGGCGACACGCAATGGCTTTCCCGATATCGCCGGTGCCATGACCCAGCGGTTCGACATCGTTGCGGTCGACCCACGCGGGGTGGGCCACAGCACCCCCATCCGCTGCTCCGAGCCGCTCAAGCCCGCCGGGGTGAGCTACTTCCCGAAGAACCGGGCCGCGTTCGACAAGCTCGTGGCCCACAACCGCACCTTCGCCAAGGACTGCCTGCGCCGCAACGGCCCGCTGGTGGCCCATGTCGACCTGACCAGCACGGCCCGTGACATCGAAGCGGTCCGCACCGGGCTCGGCGTCCGCCGGCTCAACTGGTACGGCATCCACTACAGCACCCTGCTCGGACGCACCTATGCGGCCCTCTTCCCCGGCCGGTTGCGCACGATGACCCTCGACACCGCGCTGGACGACACCACTTCGCCCCTCACCCGGATCGTCAAGGAGACGACCAGCGCCGAAGAAGCCTTCAACCGGTTCGCCGCCTGGTGCGCCAACTCGGCGCAGTGTGCTCTGAAAGGACATGACGTCGCCGCCGAGTACGACGCCCTCGTCGCCCGCGCGGACCGCACCCCCGTCCCTGTCGCGGGCGGCACACACCGCCCGCTGACCGGTGAGGACATCCGCGGTGCCACCCAGGACTACCTGAACATCGCCAGCGTCACCTGGCCCGCCCTGGCCAAGGCGATCGTCATGGCGCAGGCGGGCGACGCCACCGACTTCACCGTCGACCCCGATGGCACCCTCGATCCGGTGCAGGTGCTGGTGCCCGCCTGCCTGGACAACGCCCGTCCGGTCAGCACCTTCGAAGAGGCCGACCGACTGCACAAGTCGCTCGCCGCACGCGCACCGCACCTCGGCGGGGCGGTGCGCTCCCAGGCCGCGCTCGCCGGCTGCCTCGGGTGGCCGGTTCCTGCCAAGCCCGTGCGGGCCGGCCGTCTGGTCTCCGGGGCACCGCCCGCGCTGGTCATCCAGTCCACGCACCAGGCCCTGGCTCCCCACACGGCGGGCTCCGCCATGGCGGCCCAGCTGCCCGGCAGCGTCGTACTCAGCCGCGAGGGCGATGACTACAGCATGTTCCTGCTGTCCTCGTGCGTGCGCGCCGCGACCAACCGCTACCTGACCGACCGCGTCCTTCCCGCACCGGGTACCACCTGCGCCAACTGA
- a CDS encoding putative leader peptide, giving the protein MSHSENFTARLHVDLRRQASAICAAGR; this is encoded by the coding sequence GTGAGTCACTCGGAGAACTTCACCGCACGCCTGCACGTCGATCTTCGACGCCAGGCCAGCGCCATCTGTGCCGCTGGCCGCTAG
- a CDS encoding ABC transporter substrate-binding protein, with protein sequence MSTLITPSSRRQFLTLLGLSAVAVSCGSGGGGAAKDETKTLRYQGWAGSVILPELAEDLGFLDDVKLKWVGNTISGPQDIQSAATGQVDFGGAFNGAVVKLAARKAPITAVISYYGVDKAAYSGFYVLKDSPIHSARDLIGKKVGMNTLGAHSEAMLDIYLQRHGLSQADIEKAEPLVVPPVNTEQSLRQKQIQVGVLGDILRDKALQTGGIRPLFTDYQLLGDFSAGTYVVNDRFLKENPDTARTFVTGIARAIEWARATPRDEVIARQIEIVKKRGRNEGTAPLKYWKSFGVAETAGRITDKEFQLWIDWLAKRGDIEKGQVKASDLYTNEFNAYSRKDKADKPSTAKTTSKSGS encoded by the coding sequence ATGAGCACGCTGATCACCCCATCCAGCCGACGACAGTTCCTCACCCTGCTGGGCCTCTCGGCGGTCGCGGTCAGCTGCGGCTCCGGGGGCGGCGGCGCGGCCAAGGACGAGACCAAGACCCTGCGATACCAGGGCTGGGCAGGCTCCGTCATCCTGCCCGAACTGGCCGAGGACCTCGGCTTCCTGGACGACGTGAAGCTGAAGTGGGTCGGCAACACGATCAGCGGGCCGCAGGACATCCAGTCGGCGGCCACCGGGCAGGTCGACTTCGGCGGTGCGTTCAACGGAGCGGTCGTCAAACTCGCCGCGAGAAAGGCGCCCATCACAGCGGTCATCAGCTACTACGGCGTCGACAAGGCCGCGTACAGCGGCTTCTACGTGCTCAAGGACAGCCCGATCCACTCCGCCCGTGACCTGATCGGCAAGAAGGTCGGGATGAACACCCTCGGCGCGCACTCCGAGGCGATGCTCGACATCTACCTGCAACGCCACGGCCTGTCGCAGGCGGACATCGAGAAGGCCGAGCCGTTGGTGGTGCCCCCGGTCAACACCGAGCAGTCGCTGCGGCAGAAGCAGATCCAGGTGGGTGTCCTCGGTGACATCCTGCGCGACAAGGCCCTGCAGACCGGTGGCATCAGGCCGCTGTTCACCGACTACCAACTGCTCGGCGATTTCTCCGCCGGCACATATGTGGTGAACGACCGGTTCCTGAAGGAGAACCCCGACACCGCGCGCACCTTTGTCACGGGCATCGCGCGTGCCATCGAGTGGGCCCGCGCCACACCACGCGACGAGGTCATCGCCCGGCAGATCGAGATCGTCAAGAAGCGTGGCCGCAACGAGGGCACCGCTCCGCTGAAGTACTGGAAGTCCTTCGGTGTCGCCGAGACCGCCGGACGCATCACCGACAAGGAGTTCCAGCTGTGGATCGACTGGCTCGCCAAACGCGGTGACATCGAGAAGGGCCAGGTCAAGGCCTCGGATCTCTACACCAACGAGTTCAACGCATACAGCCGGAAGGACAAGGCGGACAAGCCGTCGACGGCCAAGACGACGTCCAAGAGCGGGAGCTGA
- a CDS encoding ABC transporter ATP-binding protein — translation MSGTITPKIEFAQVRKTFPAKKGRVHGRGTAHGDGEFTALDGVDLRIDAGEFVVVVGPSGCGKSTLLDLLGGLARPSAGRILLDGEPVTGPGLDRGIVFQQYALLPWRTALGNVEFGLEATGVPRRERAARAREYLDLVGLSGFENRHPHELSGGMRQRVAIARSLAYDPDVLLMDEPFAALDAQTRESLQDELLRIWQRTGKTVVFITHGIEEAVYLGQRVAVMTSRPGRIKQVVPIGFDSRTATDDLRSSPEFARYRHEIWTLLHDEVTRTQLLEKEEVSV, via the coding sequence ATGTCAGGAACCATCACACCCAAGATTGAGTTCGCGCAGGTGCGCAAGACCTTTCCCGCCAAGAAGGGGAGGGTCCACGGCCGCGGCACGGCGCACGGGGACGGCGAGTTCACCGCTCTGGACGGTGTCGATCTGCGGATCGACGCGGGGGAGTTCGTCGTCGTGGTCGGCCCGAGCGGATGCGGCAAGTCCACGCTCCTGGACCTGCTGGGAGGGCTCGCCAGGCCGAGTGCCGGACGGATCCTCCTGGACGGGGAACCGGTGACCGGACCGGGCCTGGACCGCGGCATCGTCTTCCAGCAGTACGCGCTGCTGCCCTGGCGCACCGCCCTGGGCAACGTCGAGTTCGGCCTGGAGGCGACCGGCGTGCCACGACGTGAGCGCGCTGCCCGTGCCCGCGAGTACCTGGACCTGGTCGGACTCTCCGGATTCGAGAACCGCCACCCGCACGAGCTGTCCGGCGGTATGCGCCAGCGCGTGGCCATCGCCCGCTCTCTCGCCTACGACCCCGACGTCCTGCTGATGGACGAGCCGTTCGCCGCACTGGACGCCCAGACCAGGGAGTCGCTCCAGGACGAGCTGCTGCGCATCTGGCAGCGCACCGGAAAGACCGTCGTCTTCATCACGCACGGCATCGAGGAGGCCGTCTACCTGGGACAGCGGGTGGCCGTCATGACCTCCAGGCCCGGTCGTATCAAGCAGGTCGTACCGATCGGCTTCGACTCCCGTACGGCAACGGACGACCTGCGGTCCAGCCCCGAGTTCGCACGGTACCGACACGAGATCTGGACGCTCCTGCACGACGAGGTGACCAGGACCCAACTGCTGGAGAAGGAGGAGGTCTCCGTATGA
- a CDS encoding ABC transporter permease, with translation MSLASGSSTRRRTPEELKAPEDFTTAEELTTTEDLTTSEGLATTEELTTPEEFSAPATGTSSASAQESAAVLPVAQSRPQLPRPPALPRILRAALTGATKSAAIVALLLVWELAPRFGLVDRTFLPPFSEVAQAWWELVANGQLADNARASLVRSFSGFGIAVAVSVPLGLLIGWYRPVADLLNPLLQVFLNTAALALLPVFVLLLGIGETSKISIVVYACAWPILFNTISAVRTVDPTLLRLAKSMDLSAPRLFQKVILPASVPTIFTGIRLAGAVSIVVLVAAEMIGAKAGLGYLINASQYNFAIPQMYAGIVTISVIGVAFNQLLVAVERRLSSWRVPATS, from the coding sequence ATGAGCCTCGCAAGCGGTTCGAGCACTCGGCGCAGGACCCCGGAGGAACTCAAGGCCCCGGAGGACTTCACGACAGCGGAGGAACTCACGACAACGGAGGACCTCACGACTTCGGAGGGACTCGCGACAACAGAGGAACTCACGACGCCGGAGGAGTTCTCCGCGCCGGCCACCGGCACGTCGTCGGCCTCCGCCCAGGAGTCCGCGGCCGTCCTGCCGGTTGCGCAGAGCAGGCCCCAGCTTCCTCGCCCTCCCGCGCTGCCCCGCATCCTGCGCGCGGCACTGACCGGCGCCACCAAGTCGGCGGCGATCGTCGCCCTGCTGCTCGTGTGGGAACTGGCGCCCCGGTTCGGCCTGGTGGACCGGACCTTCCTGCCGCCGTTCAGCGAGGTCGCCCAGGCGTGGTGGGAACTGGTGGCCAACGGCCAGCTCGCCGACAACGCCCGGGCGAGCCTGGTGCGTTCGTTCAGCGGCTTCGGCATCGCCGTCGCCGTGTCCGTACCGCTGGGCCTGCTCATCGGCTGGTACCGGCCCGTCGCCGATCTCCTCAACCCCTTGCTGCAGGTGTTCCTCAACACCGCCGCCCTGGCCCTGCTGCCGGTGTTCGTGCTGCTCCTCGGCATCGGCGAGACGTCGAAGATCTCCATCGTGGTGTACGCGTGCGCATGGCCGATCCTCTTCAACACCATCAGCGCGGTACGGACCGTCGACCCCACCCTGCTGAGGCTGGCGAAGTCCATGGACCTGTCCGCCCCGCGGCTGTTCCAGAAGGTGATCCTGCCGGCCTCGGTCCCGACGATCTTCACCGGAATCCGGCTTGCCGGGGCGGTGTCCATCGTCGTCCTGGTCGCCGCCGAGATGATCGGCGCCAAGGCCGGTCTCGGCTATCTGATCAACGCGTCCCAGTACAACTTCGCCATTCCGCAGATGTATGCGGGCATCGTCACGATCTCCGTCATCGGCGTCGCCTTCAACCAGCTGCTGGTCGCCGTGGAGAGGCGGCTCAGCTCATGGCGCGTCCCCGCGACGAGCTGA
- a CDS encoding FAD-dependent oxidoreductase, whose protein sequence is MTGLDLTTDVLVVGGGPAATWAALKAAQAGADVVLADKGYCGTSGATASGGTGVWYVPPDPAAREAAMASREKLGGYLDDRRWKERVLDQTYAGMNELAAAGRYPFPTGPDGTQLRNGLQGPEYMRRMRIRVQRAGARVLDHSPVTELLTDPSGAVAGARGYRRQAGGTYRVRAGAVVLATGGCAFLSGALGCNVNTGDGALFAAEAGAELSGMEFSNAYGIAPEGTSVTKTAFYSFATFYHEDGTVLEGAASQGGRSVIARALLHEKVYCRLDRADASARRAMRLAQPNFFLTFDRLGIDPFTERFAITLLAEGTVRGTGGIRLTGDDCSTTVPGLYAAGDAATRELICGGFTGGGSHNAAWAISSGTWAGQGAARYALSFGRRGATRRLAPTGGAGLRPTRAAGPADAHREVIEAVQSEVLPYEKNYLRHGTALTTSLAALDATWDEARSALLSTGPDAVRAREAAAMTAHARWMYASALARTESRGMARRLDFPDQDPAQRHRIITGGLDEVWTRPEPVAALLEAAS, encoded by the coding sequence ATGACCGGGCTCGATCTCACCACGGACGTCCTGGTGGTGGGCGGCGGCCCCGCCGCCACCTGGGCGGCGCTGAAGGCGGCCCAGGCCGGAGCGGACGTCGTCCTCGCCGACAAGGGCTACTGCGGCACCAGCGGCGCGACCGCGTCGGGCGGCACCGGCGTCTGGTACGTCCCGCCGGACCCCGCCGCGCGGGAAGCGGCCATGGCGAGCCGGGAGAAGCTCGGCGGATACCTCGACGACCGCCGCTGGAAGGAACGCGTCCTGGACCAGACGTACGCGGGCATGAACGAGCTGGCCGCGGCGGGCCGGTACCCCTTCCCCACCGGGCCGGACGGAACACAGCTCAGAAACGGCCTGCAAGGGCCCGAGTACATGCGCCGGATGCGCATCCGCGTCCAGCGGGCCGGGGCGCGCGTCCTCGATCACAGTCCGGTCACCGAGCTGTTGACGGACCCGTCCGGGGCGGTCGCCGGAGCCCGCGGCTACCGACGTCAGGCGGGTGGGACATACCGGGTGCGCGCGGGGGCGGTGGTCCTGGCGACCGGCGGCTGTGCGTTCCTCAGCGGAGCGCTCGGCTGCAACGTCAACACCGGAGACGGCGCCCTGTTCGCCGCCGAGGCGGGTGCCGAGCTGTCCGGCATGGAGTTCTCCAACGCCTACGGCATCGCACCCGAGGGCACCTCGGTCACCAAGACCGCGTTCTACTCGTTCGCGACCTTTTACCACGAGGACGGAACCGTCCTGGAAGGCGCGGCGAGCCAGGGCGGCCGGTCGGTGATCGCCCGCGCTCTGCTGCACGAGAAGGTGTACTGCCGTCTCGACCGTGCCGACGCCTCGGCCCGGCGGGCGATGCGGCTGGCCCAGCCGAATTTCTTCCTCACCTTCGACCGGCTCGGCATCGACCCGTTCACCGAACGGTTCGCGATCACGCTGCTCGCCGAGGGCACGGTGCGCGGCACCGGAGGGATCCGCCTCACCGGTGACGACTGCTCCACCACCGTCCCCGGGCTGTACGCGGCCGGGGACGCCGCCACCCGCGAGCTGATCTGCGGCGGCTTCACCGGGGGCGGCAGCCACAATGCCGCCTGGGCCATCTCGTCGGGCACCTGGGCGGGCCAGGGAGCGGCCCGGTACGCCCTGTCCTTCGGCCGCCGGGGCGCCACACGCCGACTGGCTCCGACGGGCGGGGCGGGCCTCCGGCCGACCCGGGCAGCGGGCCCGGCAGATGCCCACCGCGAGGTGATCGAGGCGGTTCAGAGCGAGGTCCTGCCGTACGAGAAGAACTACCTGCGCCACGGCACGGCTCTCACCACCTCACTGGCAGCGCTCGACGCCACCTGGGACGAGGCCCGCTCCGCGCTGCTCAGCACGGGGCCGGATGCCGTACGGGCCCGCGAGGCCGCGGCGATGACCGCACACGCCCGCTGGATGTACGCCTCCGCGCTCGCCCGCACCGAGAGCCGCGGTATGGCACGGCGCCTCGACTTCCCCGATCAGGACCCCGCACAGCGCCACCGCATCATCACCGGCGGGCTCGACGAGGTGTGGACCCGGCCCGAGCCGGTGGCCGCACTCCTGGAGGCAGCCTCGTGA
- a CDS encoding 4Fe-4S dicluster domain-containing protein, whose protein sequence is MIEFISAERCIACDKCIKVCPTNVFDRGEDGIPVLARHTDCQTCFQCEANCPADALYVAPQTHPLPADEPTVRDEDGLDRAGLLGSYRRHIGWGRGRTPGARLAVGPHLNSPGSKETSLPITS, encoded by the coding sequence GTGATCGAATTCATCTCCGCAGAGCGCTGCATCGCCTGCGACAAGTGCATCAAGGTCTGCCCGACCAACGTCTTCGACCGAGGCGAGGACGGCATCCCGGTCCTGGCCCGCCACACGGACTGCCAGACCTGCTTCCAGTGCGAGGCGAACTGCCCCGCCGACGCCCTCTACGTCGCCCCGCAGACCCACCCCCTGCCCGCCGACGAACCCACCGTCCGCGACGAGGACGGTCTTGACCGGGCCGGCCTCCTCGGCAGCTACCGCCGCCACATCGGCTGGGGGCGTGGCCGCACACCCGGCGCCCGGCTGGCCGTAGGACCACACCTCAACTCACCCGGCTCCAAAGAAACCTCCCTGCCCATCACCTCCTGA
- a CDS encoding TauD/TfdA dioxygenase family protein: MSTSTGFDIRRIGGRIGAEIVGVDLSADLDPAIVAEINEALLEHKALVFRGQQLDDAGQLRFASLFGELTTAHPTVPSVDGQPNILPVDGDEGIRANHWHTDVTFVRTPPKASTLRSIVVPPYGGNTLIANSAAAYQDLPEPLRELADKVWAVHTNAYDYAAPKTDKAAEHRKQFVSRTYRTAHPVVRVHPETGERGLFIGGFAQTIEGLGPSESRDLLRIFQSYVTRPENIVRVTWTPGDLVLFDNRITQHYAPDDYGDLPRLLHRVTVAGDAPVGIAGTSSRAIEGGDTDHYTPAVA; the protein is encoded by the coding sequence ATGAGCACCAGCACAGGCTTCGACATCCGCCGGATCGGCGGACGCATCGGCGCCGAGATCGTCGGCGTCGACCTCTCCGCCGACCTCGACCCGGCGATCGTCGCCGAGATCAACGAGGCCCTCCTGGAACACAAGGCGCTGGTCTTCCGCGGACAGCAGCTGGACGACGCGGGGCAGCTGCGCTTCGCCTCCCTCTTCGGTGAACTCACCACCGCCCACCCCACCGTCCCGTCCGTGGACGGGCAGCCCAACATCCTGCCCGTCGACGGGGACGAGGGCATCCGCGCCAACCACTGGCACACCGACGTCACCTTCGTCCGCACACCTCCGAAGGCATCGACCCTGCGCAGCATCGTCGTCCCGCCCTACGGCGGCAACACGCTGATCGCCAACTCGGCCGCGGCCTACCAGGATCTGCCCGAGCCGCTGCGCGAGCTGGCGGACAAGGTGTGGGCGGTGCACACCAACGCCTACGACTACGCCGCCCCGAAGACCGACAAGGCGGCCGAGCACCGCAAGCAGTTCGTCTCGCGCACATACCGCACCGCCCACCCGGTGGTACGCGTGCACCCCGAGACGGGGGAGCGGGGCCTGTTCATCGGCGGCTTCGCGCAGACCATCGAGGGCCTCGGCCCGTCGGAGTCCCGGGACCTGCTGCGCATCTTCCAGTCGTACGTGACGCGGCCGGAGAACATCGTCCGGGTGACCTGGACACCGGGCGACCTCGTACTGTTCGACAACCGCATCACCCAGCACTACGCCCCCGACGACTACGGCGACCTCCCGCGCCTGCTGCACCGCGTCACCGTCGCCGGGGACGCCCCGGTGGGCATCGCCGGCACCTCAAGCCGCGCCATCGAAGGCGGTGACACCGACCACTACACACCCGCCGTGGCCTGA
- a CDS encoding SDR family oxidoreductase — protein sequence MSEQTIALVTGANKGIGYEIAAGLGALGWRVGVGARDEERRGVAVAKLRAAGVDAFGVPLDVTDDASVTAAAGLVEDRAGHLDVLVNNAGITGNAPQMPTTVDVATVRAAVETNVLGVIRVTNTMLPLLRSSASPRIVNMSSMVGSLTLQTTPGTETGPIAAAYAPSKTFLNAVTVQYAKELHDTNILINAACPGYCATDLNGFRGVRTPEQGAAIAIRLATLPDDGPSGSFFDDAGEVPW from the coding sequence ATGAGTGAACAGACGATCGCGCTGGTGACCGGCGCGAACAAAGGTATTGGGTATGAGATCGCGGCCGGTCTGGGCGCCCTCGGCTGGAGGGTTGGTGTCGGTGCCCGGGATGAGGAGCGTCGCGGGGTCGCCGTGGCGAAGCTGCGGGCGGCCGGCGTTGACGCGTTCGGTGTCCCGCTCGACGTGACCGACGACGCGAGCGTGACCGCTGCCGCCGGGCTGGTCGAGGACCGCGCCGGACACCTCGACGTGCTCGTCAACAACGCCGGGATCACCGGCAACGCGCCGCAGATGCCTACCACCGTCGACGTCGCGACGGTGCGGGCGGCCGTGGAGACCAACGTGCTCGGCGTCATCCGCGTCACCAACACGATGCTGCCGTTGCTGCGCAGCTCGGCCTCGCCGCGGATCGTGAACATGTCCAGCATGGTCGGCTCGCTCACCCTGCAGACGACCCCCGGCACCGAAACGGGTCCCATCGCCGCCGCTTACGCGCCGTCGAAGACGTTCCTCAACGCCGTCACCGTCCAGTACGCCAAGGAGCTGCACGACACGAACATCCTGATCAATGCCGCCTGCCCTGGCTACTGCGCGACCGACCTCAACGGTTTTCGCGGCGTCCGCACCCCGGAACAGGGCGCGGCGATCGCGATCCGACTCGCCACCCTCCCCGATGACGGCCCGAGCGGCAGCTTCTTCGACGACGCAGGGGAGGTGCCTTGGTGA
- a CDS encoding LysR family transcriptional regulator has protein sequence METRELRYFIAVAEELHFGKAAQRLGIAQPPLSRAIHQLERRLGAALLERTSRTVTLTEAGSVLLREARAALDAIEAAERRTRRAALTATGHAGVVLATKAGAAGELLAKLLDTYAAEPDAVTVDLLLCGIGEQERVLRDGRADVALLHLPFDSTAGFDTEELRTEGQVVILPARHPLTVRPHVQMAEVTKLPGLPVPRWPGRDGTYPDGPGPQVREHAQLLQLIALGRACWIAPESCRAQLRDDLAAVPVLDAPMVTTVIAWPPHSRSRAVAGLVQAATRL, from the coding sequence GTGGAGACAAGGGAGTTGCGGTACTTCATCGCCGTCGCCGAGGAACTGCACTTCGGGAAGGCCGCACAGCGGCTCGGGATCGCGCAGCCCCCGCTGTCGCGGGCGATCCACCAGCTCGAACGGCGCCTCGGGGCGGCGCTGTTGGAACGCACCAGCCGCACGGTCACCCTGACGGAGGCGGGGTCGGTACTCCTGCGGGAGGCCCGAGCGGCGCTGGACGCGATCGAGGCCGCCGAGCGTCGCACCCGCCGCGCCGCCCTCACCGCGACCGGCCACGCGGGCGTGGTCCTCGCCACGAAGGCCGGCGCGGCCGGCGAACTGCTGGCGAAACTGCTCGACACCTACGCCGCCGAACCCGATGCGGTCACCGTCGACCTGCTCCTGTGCGGGATCGGCGAGCAGGAAAGAGTGCTGCGTGACGGCCGGGCCGACGTGGCCCTGCTGCACCTGCCGTTCGACTCGACGGCCGGGTTCGACACCGAGGAGCTCCGCACGGAGGGACAGGTCGTGATTCTGCCGGCCCGGCATCCCCTCACCGTCCGGCCCCATGTGCAGATGGCCGAAGTCACCAAACTGCCTGGTCTGCCGGTGCCGCGCTGGCCCGGCCGCGACGGTACGTACCCGGATGGCCCCGGTCCGCAGGTTCGGGAGCATGCGCAGTTGCTCCAGCTGATCGCGCTCGGCCGCGCTTGCTGGATCGCGCCGGAGTCGTGCAGAGCCCAACTACGCGACGATCTCGCCGCCGTGCCGGTGCTGGACGCACCGATGGTCACGACCGTGATCGCGTGGCCGCCCCACAGCCGGTCCCGAGCCGTCGCCGGGCTCGTCCAGGCCGCGACACGTCTGTAA
- a CDS encoding dienelactone hydrolase family protein encodes MTIVYGASEATADATTNSTTDSTTKPKPGDRASLTSYELAPGLLKITSRPPGNPTQVHGVLGMPKGEGPHPVVVVMHGLHHNCAFSDKPPYFLRKPVKARWPLVCAAPGEPHNPNLGPDYLRHDVGLSHVVQALTRKGFAAVSIDVVSPEHWWAGETVPEKGYTDLVNAHLRLLSDLNKGVNHGLDIPGVKGRIDTSRVGLVGHSRGGGYVLSPKAAQRAGLFGVVALEPAVGAEKVPHKVPVLNLRGGCDEDVDPSAGLEEMKELAKSGSTKVAADVLLAGTGHRMLNTNLPPTDTKEGGVGDCPASKVAAPAAAQAQAAQITASFLDQALRKSKSYRLPALEDLDPKGGNLRKGGPAVTFHRAPQQTFTDPLTIHEVTSKQRLLPAIPKDLKVNKRPGDDI; translated from the coding sequence TTGACCATCGTGTATGGCGCCTCCGAGGCGACGGCGGATGCCACGACCAATTCCACGACCGATTCCACGACCAAGCCGAAGCCCGGCGACCGAGCCAGCCTGACCAGCTATGAGCTCGCCCCCGGCCTTCTCAAGATCACCAGCAGGCCACCCGGGAATCCGACGCAGGTGCACGGTGTGCTCGGCATGCCCAAGGGAGAAGGGCCGCACCCGGTTGTCGTCGTCATGCACGGCTTGCACCACAACTGCGCGTTCTCCGACAAGCCGCCCTACTTTCTCCGTAAGCCGGTCAAGGCTCGATGGCCCCTGGTCTGCGCCGCACCCGGTGAACCGCACAACCCCAACCTCGGCCCTGACTACCTGCGCCACGATGTGGGTCTGTCGCATGTCGTGCAGGCACTGACCCGCAAGGGTTTCGCCGCCGTGTCCATCGACGTGGTCTCCCCGGAGCACTGGTGGGCAGGCGAGACCGTTCCGGAAAAGGGCTACACGGACCTGGTCAACGCACATCTGCGGCTGCTCTCCGACCTCAACAAGGGGGTCAACCACGGCCTGGACATTCCGGGGGTGAAGGGGCGGATCGACACCTCACGCGTGGGGCTGGTCGGGCACAGCCGGGGTGGTGGCTACGTCCTGTCACCGAAGGCCGCCCAGCGCGCCGGCCTCTTCGGTGTTGTGGCCCTTGAGCCCGCCGTAGGGGCTGAGAAGGTGCCTCACAAGGTTCCCGTTCTCAATCTCCGCGGGGGGTGTGACGAGGACGTCGACCCCAGCGCCGGCCTGGAGGAGATGAAGGAACTGGCCAAGTCGGGCTCGACGAAGGTCGCCGCGGATGTACTCCTCGCAGGTACGGGTCACCGCATGCTCAACACCAACCTCCCCCCGACGGACACGAAGGAGGGCGGGGTCGGGGACTGCCCGGCCTCCAAGGTCGCCGCACCGGCGGCGGCCCAGGCCCAGGCTGCTCAGATAACCGCTTCCTTCCTGGATCAGGCCCTGCGCAAATCCAAGTCCTACCGGCTCCCGGCACTCGAAGACCTCGACCCGAAGGGAGGCAACCTGCGCAAGGGCGGCCCGGCCGTCACCTTCCACCGGGCCCCTCAGCAGACCTTCACCGATCCGCTCACGATCCACGAAGTCACCTCGAAGCAGCGCCTGTTGCCGGCGATTCCGAAGGACCTGAAGGTGAACAAACGACCGGGCGACGACATCTGA